TCGTCCAAGGATCATTTCTGCCATCGAGCCATTGAGTGCCGCAGTGATTCACGCCTACCTGGCAGGGAATGAAGGTGGAAATGTAATTGCGGATGTGCTGGCGGGTAAGATCAACCCTTCCGGTAAACTGCCATATACATATCCAAGGTCTACCAATAGCCTGGTGAATTATTATCACAAGTATACAGAGACCTTGCAGTTTGACGAGACAGCGGGGTATAATCCACAGTGGGAGTTTGGATTTGGTTTGAGCTATACACAGTTTGCCTATTCAAATCTGAAACTGAGCAGCGAGGTATTGAGTGCTGCTACCAAAACGATCACTGTAAGTGTAGATGTGACCAACAGCGGGAAAGTAACGGGTAAAGAAGCGGTGTTATTGTATGTGAGTGATGAGGTAGCGAGTATAACACCAGAGGTTAAACGCCTGCGTGGGTTTGAGAAGATAGAGCTGAAACCGGGTGAGACAAAGACGGTAAAGTTTGCGATTGATAAGGACAGGCTTTCTTTTATCAACTGGCAGTTGCAACGGGTGACAGAAGCAGGAGATTTTACAGTGAGCGTGGGTGGATTGAAAGCTGGATTTAAATACGAGTAGTTTTTTATTGTTTATTTGTAAAAAAATGGGCTGTCTTCTAAAGTTAGAGACAGCCCATTTTTATTTGGGTTCCTGACGGGAGAGAAAACTTTTTCAAGCCATTCTTAGGACCTTCATTTTACTCATGATACAGCTCCTCTTGCATTAATATCATACCTGTTTATTTAAAATCTAAGCAGCTTCGCCTGCTCAGGAATAATCAACTTCACCTGCAAGGGATTATAGGCCTTCAGCTGTTGCGGGATCAGCTGCTCCCTGTTTCCACCTGGTTTTATATGTGTAATTACCACCGGGAAATCCTTCAAAGCGGACGCTCCTGCCAGTGAAGCCAGGTCCTGCAATTCCGACATCAGCCAATGAGGCGTCAGGTGTCCGAATAACAATTTATCTGCTTGCTGATTGGCAAAAGATACTTCTATAAACAGGCCCTTCAATTGTTTGGATTTCAGCAAGGGTGCTACCTGTTGCCATAATTGATGTAGTTTGTCAGCATGCTCGACGGAATCTGCCCCTGTATCACCCAAATAGAGCACATAGGCCTCATTATGCCTTACAAGGAAAGCGGTACTCTGGTATGGGCTGGAATGTGCCAGCGGGAAGGCAGTCACCTGCATGCCTGTATTTTGCAATGGCGCTTCTATTCCAGGGCTTAGCTGGGTATAATGATACTTGTTCAGCAAAGGCTTCTCCCCTTCGTCCGCAAAGTTCGCCCAGCTCTTCCAGCTGAAATATTTATCCTTCAGGATATCCAGGCAATAATCCAGGCCGTAGATCTGCTTGGTACTATCATCCGGAGAATTGATGACCATCCCTGCCAGGTGATCCAGGTGCCCGTGGGAGATCAGGAATCCCTTTATATTTCTTTTTAGTACATCGGCAGCATTCCCACTTAACAGTTTTGCGTGTATCGCTTTTTCGATACCGTAATGCAGGGTGCCGGCATCCAGGCATACATAGTTATCACTCCCCACGGGAGCGATCATATAGGCGGACAGGTTACTTTCGTCCGTACCGCCCTTCACACCCAGGGGGATGACCTGGAAGGATGTTTGTGCATATGCAAACTGGGAAAATACGATGGTAAGTGCAGTGAATACAGACTTCATGATTATTTTTTTAATAAGGGGATAATATGCTCCCAGTTCAATGCTTTTGTAAAGTACAGGATAATTCCCTCCAGAAATATTTGAATGTATCCCGGGCTTTCTTATAGGCCGCTAACATGGAGGGGCTGTCTCCTTCAACAAAAAAGATTCTTTCGTTACTCATGGTTCCTGCTAAAGTTTGAGCGGATAAATTTAATTACACAGTTCTAAGGGATGGAAATTACATAAAAATTAGAAATTGTACCTTTATTTACATGTCTAACGAACCCACTTTCCTGGAGCTGTATTCGCAGCATAGCAGTTTGCCAATGCGCCTGATCACCCCGACTTTTGGGAGGATCCCTCCGGACCGGCTGGCGCAATTCGGTCTTACTCACCGGAAGCCACATTATTTCCTGGTGTTCATGCTGGCGGGGCATACCAGTCATGGGATAGATCTTAAAAGAATCGACATCAGGGCGAAGGAATTACCTAGGGAAAGAAAATAGGTGTGGTAAGATCCCGTTTTCGCTTTTTTGAACAATTTTTATATCTTACTATTTTAGGGTTGTAAAATAACGTATCGAGCAATCCAAAAAGCTATTTATAGGCAATCTTGTAAAAATCCGTTTCTTTGTTATAGTTAACCAGTAGGCTACTGTTTCGAAAGATCTTTTCAGCCTATCCTGCATAAGATATCTTGTATCATATACCTATCGTCTGGGATTTTATAAACTGTTTAAAAACGCAACAAACTGGCCAACTAAGTTTGTTGTTTACATTAACTGACGGCAACCTAGTGCAAAAAGGAATACCGATAAAACTGATTGGCAGACATCTTAAAAATAAGCATCCAAGCAGTCCGACAATGAAGATTAAGTGTTGCTAATCGGACTAAACTTTCACTATTGCATTTACGCCATCCGGCGAAAGCTATGTATATTTGGCCAAGAGGCTCAAAAAGGAACGATCTGTAAAAATTATACCCTTTTGAAAAAAGCGTACAATAGCAAAAATACAAGCATTATGCGCAATTCCGAAAACTACAAACTACGAAAGTGAGTTACAGTTACAAACAAAAGATTTTTGCGGACTTCATGCTAAAGAAAATTGGCATGAGTAACTCTGCTGACATAGAAGCTTACCTGCAACATTTGGAAAAACTTTACGGACGAATGGTGAGTTTTCCAAGCGGTCGGTATTACAGCGGGATTGGCTGGCAATATTCAGTAAGTGATTGCATTGACTTAATCAAAGCTGAACTTGATTTAAAAAAGTCACCAAAGGCAATCAAGTTAGCGAAACAAAAAACATCATTTTCGGCTACAGACATAGCAAATTATGAATACTGTCCGGCAAGCTTCGCGATTAGTAATTCATTCATAATTGAACAACCTTCAGGCGAAGAGTTCACCGAAACTGGCAAAATAATGCACGAGCAACTACTTGCTGCAAAAACCACTTGGCAAGAAGAATATGGAGTGGATTTTTCATCTAATGACTTGGACGGTTCTCCTTTTCGTTCAAGTCGGCTCATCTTCTCTGGACATCAAGATCAAGACCGAAAGTTTGTAAATGGCAATTGGGTTGGTGTACCAGACTATATCTTCCAAGATAAAGAAAACAACTATTTTGTCGTAGAAGAAAAGTTTCACTATAAGCGTGACCCAGCAAAGAACGAGGGTTTTGTTGGGAACGATAGTCAATGCGGACTAATATACGATGAACTTGCAGCGAAAGAAGCAATGAACGAACAAGAGCAATGGTCAAAATATAAAGGATATTTCTTCAGTAACCACATTGTTCAGGTTGTTTCCTACATAAAGAATTTGTTAGATTACCCTATT
This window of the Chitinophaga sancti genome carries:
- a CDS encoding MBL fold metallo-hydrolase — protein: MKSVFTALTIVFSQFAYAQTSFQVIPLGVKGGTDESNLSAYMIAPVGSDNYVCLDAGTLHYGIEKAIHAKLLSGNAADVLKRNIKGFLISHGHLDHLAGMVINSPDDSTKQIYGLDYCLDILKDKYFSWKSWANFADEGEKPLLNKYHYTQLSPGIEAPLQNTGMQVTAFPLAHSSPYQSTAFLVRHNEAYVLYLGDTGADSVEHADKLHQLWQQVAPLLKSKQLKGLFIEVSFANQQADKLLFGHLTPHWLMSELQDLASLAGASALKDFPVVITHIKPGGNREQLIPQQLKAYNPLQVKLIIPEQAKLLRF